The genomic segment GTCTGATTGTCCCACGTGGCTTATGCCTTCCGGCTGCCTAGTGCTACTCGATGACAAGAGTACTTTTTCATGTGGGCACATTCCCTCCGTTGCTTTTTTCGGATTGACATTTCAGGGGCTGTTATGCTTGCAGGGGGGCGCCGATTTTCCCTATGTTTTCAGCACGCGTTTCGTAGCGCGAATTTATTTCCCTGGTGCCCGTATGCAGGATTTGCATGCCATGACTGCAGTCTGATATTTACTTCGGTCAACAGCAAGTCAGAACTGTACGTGCTGAGCAATATTGGATTCGTTCAGGTGGAGCGGCAGTGTGTTCAGCGTCGGTATGAATAGTGCTAGCGGTTGTTGTTGGCTCTTTGCCAAGTTTACGCAGCGGGGCCATGTGCCGACCTACGGTGGGAGGTCGATATTGCCGTGCAGATCCCTGGAACGGATATCCCTACCAGCTGCTGACGGACGTTTTGCTACGCACGCGTAATCCTGCCTCAGGCAAATCTTTCGTCTCAATACGTTTGGTTCGCGCGTGCAGGACAAGCCGTTGCAGCTCACGCGAGAGCCTGAAAAGGTATTTTCTTCCCTGCTGCGCCTCACAACCGCGTCCccgagagacagggggagaGTGGTGTGACAACTGAGAACTTATCTGAGGGTGTAATAGTGGTTTTCAGGGTTAAACTGAAGCGATTTTCTGATGATGCCGCCGCTTAGGGTCGAGATAAACCACAGGGCACAGAATGGCGAAGTATGAACGTAATAGAAAGGACGAAAACGTAAAAAACCCATTTTTTGCAGTGAAGGAAATCCTTATTGTACACCAAAGGACACTGTGGTGTTGGAGAGTCTGAGTTCGATGTTGAGGCCGGATCAATTAATGGTTCCACACGGTGTAGGTTTTGTCGTGAGGCAGCATCACATTTTGCCTTTGCTGAATTCAAGTGGAAAAGGCATCTGGCATGCGATAGACGTGTCTGTCAACATATGACAAGGCAGAACTAACA from the Toxoplasma gondii ME49 chromosome IX, whole genome shotgun sequence genome contains:
- a CDS encoding hypothetical protein (encoded by transcript TGME49_288010); amino-acid sequence: MWAHSLRCFFRIDISGAVMLAGGRRFSLCFQHAFRSANLFPWCPYAGFACHDCSLIFTSVNSKSELTSRCSSRESLKRNAFMISRALRRNPQELYARACQPSGRLVLVYDYELQRMRILGPYSSVEHRIDFQQLTFNCRRCR